In one Micromonospora polyrhachis genomic region, the following are encoded:
- a CDS encoding DUF742 domain-containing protein: MDGKETPELWYDAAAGPVVRPYAITRGRAQPAPGGLDMISLVVTRAAAGPLPAELSPEQALIVERCTRPLSVAEIAAELDLPLGTVRVLLGDLLEARLIETYEPLVLDDSVGEDMLEAVLAGLRLL; encoded by the coding sequence GTGGACGGGAAGGAAACCCCGGAGCTCTGGTACGACGCCGCCGCCGGTCCGGTGGTCCGGCCGTACGCGATAACCCGTGGGCGAGCCCAACCGGCCCCCGGCGGGCTCGACATGATCTCGCTGGTCGTGACCCGGGCAGCGGCCGGGCCGCTGCCGGCGGAGCTGTCACCCGAGCAGGCGCTCATCGTCGAGCGGTGCACTCGGCCGCTCTCGGTGGCGGAGATCGCCGCCGAACTGGACCTGCCGTTGGGCACCGTCCGGGTGTTACTCGGTGACCTGTTGGAAGCCCGGCTCATCGAGACGTACGAGCCGCTGGTGCTGGACGACTCCGTGGGCGAGGACATGCTGGAGGCGGTGCTCGCCGGCTTACGTTTGCTGTAG
- a CDS encoding rhodanese-like domain-containing protein yields the protein MSTSAIIDSATLRELIDAGRAPRILDVRTPAEFETSHIPGAYNVPLDLLREHRAELLAHLDEDVVLVCRSGARAAQAEQTLAQAGLSNLKVLGGGMMSWQASQAPLNQGRARWDLERQVRLVAGAIVLVSILASVFVPGLKWVAAFIGAGLTFAALTNTCAMGMLLSKLPYNRGASCRVDTIVSQLRDGTPTTSRS from the coding sequence ATGAGCACCAGCGCAATCATCGACTCCGCGACCCTGCGGGAACTCATCGACGCAGGCCGGGCACCCCGCATCCTGGACGTACGGACACCGGCCGAGTTCGAGACCTCGCACATCCCCGGCGCGTACAACGTGCCCCTCGACCTGCTCCGCGAACACCGGGCCGAACTGCTGGCCCACCTGGACGAGGACGTCGTCCTGGTGTGCCGCTCCGGTGCCCGGGCCGCCCAGGCCGAGCAGACCCTCGCCCAGGCCGGACTCAGCAACCTCAAGGTGCTGGGTGGCGGGATGATGTCCTGGCAGGCCAGCCAGGCACCGTTGAACCAGGGGCGGGCCCGTTGGGACCTGGAGCGCCAGGTACGCCTGGTCGCCGGTGCGATCGTGCTGGTCAGCATCCTCGCCTCGGTGTTTGTACCGGGCCTGAAGTGGGTGGCCGCGTTCATCGGGGCCGGGCTGACCTTTGCCGCGCTGACCAACACCTGCGCGATGGGCATGCTGCTCAGCAAGCTGCCCTACAACCGGGGAGCCAGCTGTCGGGTGGACACCATCGTCAGCCAGCTCCGGGACGGGACACCGACCACGAGCCGGTCATGA
- a CDS encoding prepilin peptidase, translated as MAMTEPRSTVGDRTEPVRRPTSPPPWPVRALAVLAGTPLLRWLVVAQSVPPGSPPRRDCATCRIPIGLTGPLRAISPIARCAGCGSRVGAPPGTLELAVLAVGVVLLLGDRPIVESAAIAWWAACAVPLVYIDIAVHRLPDRLTYPAAAGTWASLGIAAVVDGHGGSWIRAVCGGLGLALLFAASTLLLGRRGFGLGDAKLTLSGGALLAWSGWGSVVFGLMVAFGSSAAYALLLLMARRIRWTDHLPFGPFLVLGTGVALALPPS; from the coding sequence ATGGCGATGACCGAACCACGGAGCACCGTCGGCGACCGGACCGAACCCGTCCGTCGGCCGACCTCACCCCCACCCTGGCCGGTACGTGCCCTCGCCGTACTAGCCGGCACGCCCCTGCTCCGGTGGCTCGTCGTGGCGCAGTCAGTACCACCGGGGTCCCCACCTCGGAGGGACTGCGCCACCTGCCGTATACCGATCGGTCTGACCGGTCCGCTACGCGCAATCTCTCCGATCGCCCGGTGCGCCGGCTGTGGTAGCCGGGTCGGTGCGCCCCCGGGCACCCTGGAACTCGCCGTACTCGCCGTCGGGGTGGTGCTCCTCCTCGGGGACCGCCCGATCGTCGAGTCGGCTGCCATCGCCTGGTGGGCGGCCTGTGCCGTTCCGCTGGTCTACATCGACATCGCGGTACACCGGTTACCTGACCGACTCACCTACCCGGCTGCGGCGGGGACCTGGGCGTCGCTCGGCATCGCCGCTGTCGTCGACGGACACGGCGGATCCTGGATCCGAGCCGTCTGCGGTGGGCTCGGGCTGGCCCTGCTGTTCGCCGCGTCGACCCTGTTGCTCGGTCGGCGGGGTTTCGGCCTGGGCGACGCCAAACTGACCCTGAGCGGGGGTGCTCTCCTTGCCTGGTCGGGCTGGGGCAGCGTGGTGTTCGGGCTGATGGTCGCCTTCGGGAGCTCGGCGGCGTACGCCCTGCTCCTGTTGATGGCCCGCCGGATCCGGTGGACCGACCACCTCCCGTTCGGGCCGTTCCTCGTTCTGGGCACCGGGGTCGCGCTCGCGTTGCCGCCCAGTTGA
- a CDS encoding Pycsar system effector family protein — protein MSDVQRGAGAQQSNAAWLALQQLNEAIRFADVKVTAVLAADGLLSSQLWTDHTNGTEWSWGLLFIASVSTALSALLTLLTLAPRRQTTGPEALHHFDDVARRYAGDRQGFIDAWLATTSDDDATARMLAGHIWAANLVAYRKFTRAAWSIRLLVVGVMAWIASGLV, from the coding sequence GTGAGCGACGTCCAGCGTGGTGCGGGAGCCCAACAAAGTAACGCGGCCTGGTTGGCACTACAACAGCTCAACGAGGCCATCCGGTTCGCGGACGTCAAAGTCACTGCGGTACTGGCGGCAGACGGACTCCTCTCCAGCCAGCTCTGGACCGATCACACCAACGGAACGGAGTGGTCGTGGGGGTTGCTGTTCATCGCCAGTGTGAGCACAGCTCTGAGCGCCTTGCTGACCCTACTCACCCTGGCCCCACGGCGGCAGACAACCGGTCCGGAGGCACTTCACCACTTCGACGACGTCGCGCGGCGATACGCAGGTGATCGGCAAGGTTTCATCGACGCGTGGCTTGCCACAACATCAGACGACGACGCGACGGCACGGATGCTCGCCGGTCACATCTGGGCGGCCAACCTGGTTGCTTACCGCAAGTTCACCCGGGCGGCTTGGTCCATCCGTCTTCTGGTGGTGGGGGTAATGGCCTGGATCGCTTCGGGCCTGGTCTAA
- a CDS encoding metal-sensitive transcriptional regulator, whose amino-acid sequence MVGDALTRLKRARGQLNAVIEMIEEGRDCRDVLTQLAAVSKAVDRAGYKIIASGMRHCNAARERGEQPEMTDEELEKLFLSLA is encoded by the coding sequence ATGGTCGGCGACGCGTTGACCCGCCTGAAGCGGGCGCGGGGACAACTCAACGCGGTCATCGAGATGATCGAGGAGGGTCGCGACTGCCGTGACGTTCTGACCCAGTTGGCCGCGGTGTCCAAGGCGGTGGACCGGGCGGGCTACAAGATCATCGCTTCTGGGATGCGGCACTGCAACGCCGCCCGGGAGCGCGGGGAGCAGCCGGAGATGACCGACGAGGAACTGGAGAAGTTGTTCCTCTCGCTAGCCTGA
- a CDS encoding sulfite exporter TauE/SafE family protein, giving the protein MSGVALTVGLAVLIGVSLGLLGGGGSILAVPLLVYVAGLEAKEAIATSLLVVGVTSAVAVLPHARAGRIRWRTGLIFGLAGMVGAYGGGRLAALIPAGILLTGFALMMLATATAMIRGRRRAEGATAEATSELPLLRVVADGVVVGLATGLVGAGGGFLVVPALALLGGLPMPIAVGTSLVVIAMKSFAGLAGYLSSVQIDWGLAGAVTVAAVVGSLLGGRLAGRIPENVLRRMFGWFVVVMGVFVLAQQVPRPVLASPWLWCATSAVGGAAVALLACRIARRRPVAVPATTV; this is encoded by the coding sequence ATGAGCGGGGTGGCGCTGACCGTCGGGCTGGCCGTACTCATCGGGGTCAGCCTGGGCCTGCTCGGCGGCGGCGGTTCGATTCTCGCCGTACCGCTGTTGGTCTATGTGGCCGGTCTCGAAGCGAAGGAGGCGATCGCCACCTCCCTGCTGGTGGTCGGCGTCACCAGTGCCGTGGCGGTCCTGCCGCACGCGCGGGCGGGACGGATCAGGTGGCGGACGGGCCTGATCTTCGGCCTGGCCGGGATGGTCGGGGCGTACGGCGGTGGCCGGCTCGCCGCCCTCATCCCGGCCGGCATCCTGCTGACCGGGTTCGCGTTGATGATGCTGGCCACCGCCACCGCGATGATCCGGGGCCGGCGTCGGGCCGAGGGGGCCACCGCCGAGGCCACCAGCGAACTGCCACTCCTGCGGGTCGTCGCCGACGGGGTGGTGGTCGGCCTGGCGACGGGACTGGTCGGTGCCGGCGGTGGCTTCCTCGTCGTACCGGCTCTCGCGTTGCTCGGTGGGTTGCCGATGCCGATCGCGGTCGGCACCTCCCTGGTGGTGATCGCGATGAAGTCGTTCGCGGGGCTGGCCGGCTACCTGTCCAGCGTGCAGATCGACTGGGGGCTTGCCGGGGCGGTGACCGTCGCCGCCGTGGTCGGCAGTCTGCTCGGCGGTCGTCTCGCCGGTCGGATACCGGAGAACGTGCTGCGCCGGATGTTCGGCTGGTTCGTGGTGGTGATGGGCGTGTTCGTCCTCGCCCAGCAGGTGCCCCGGCCGGTGCTGGCCAGCCCGTGGCTGTGGTGCGCGACGAGCGCCGTCGGCGGGGCGGCCGTGGCGCTGCTCGCCTGCCGGATCGCCCGCCGCCGGCCTGTGGCCGTCCCGGCCACCACGGTGTGA
- a CDS encoding DUF302 domain-containing protein, whose amino-acid sequence MTYAISIRLPDPFDPTVARVRAALKEQGFGILTEIDMSATMREKLGVELEDYVILGACNPALAHQALDIERDIGLLLPCNIVVRAAGPAATLVQALDPQVMVRLTGRDELRTVADEATHRLQTALDGLTG is encoded by the coding sequence ATGACGTACGCGATCAGCATCCGCCTTCCCGACCCGTTCGACCCCACCGTCGCCCGAGTCCGTGCCGCACTCAAGGAACAGGGATTCGGCATTCTCACCGAAATCGACATGAGCGCCACGATGCGGGAGAAGTTGGGCGTCGAGCTGGAGGACTACGTGATCCTCGGCGCATGTAATCCGGCCCTGGCCCACCAGGCACTCGACATCGAACGGGACATCGGTCTGCTACTGCCCTGCAACATCGTGGTACGCGCCGCCGGGCCAGCAGCCACCCTGGTCCAGGCCCTCGACCCGCAGGTGATGGTACGACTCACCGGCCGGGACGAACTGCGTACGGTCGCCGACGAGGCCACCCACCGACTCCAGACAGCGCTGGACGGCCTGACCGGCTGA
- a CDS encoding ParA family protein produces MAIIALVSAKGSPGVTTTALACTLSWHHRMVLAECDPAGGSVLAGYLGGVLDGARGIGELAVGELRDGNLEAVFWSQLVDLDAPHRERLLLPGVVDPVQAGSVNPLWQRFADVFTGLDRGRPGYDVIADCGRLQAVGPPWPILRAAAVVLVVTAAHLPDLSSARATVRAIQRDFAEHRVPAGSLRLLLVGAGHSRIEVSRALQLPVIAQLPHDARTAKVLSHGGTVRAGRPLMRAAGALEVPVRTLLDRRRARLTWSARREVPDAV; encoded by the coding sequence ATGGCCATCATCGCCCTGGTCTCCGCCAAGGGCTCCCCGGGAGTCACCACCACTGCCCTGGCCTGCACCCTGTCCTGGCACCACCGGATGGTGCTCGCCGAGTGCGATCCGGCGGGCGGTTCAGTGCTCGCCGGCTACCTGGGCGGCGTACTCGACGGGGCCCGGGGCATCGGGGAGCTGGCCGTCGGCGAACTACGCGACGGAAACCTCGAAGCGGTGTTCTGGTCGCAGCTCGTCGACCTCGACGCGCCACACCGGGAGCGGCTGCTGCTGCCCGGAGTGGTCGATCCGGTGCAGGCGGGCAGCGTCAACCCGCTGTGGCAACGCTTCGCCGACGTCTTCACCGGATTGGATCGGGGCCGCCCCGGCTACGACGTGATCGCCGACTGTGGACGGTTGCAGGCGGTTGGTCCCCCCTGGCCGATCCTGCGCGCCGCTGCGGTCGTACTGGTCGTCACCGCGGCACACCTGCCCGACCTGTCCAGCGCGCGAGCGACGGTCCGGGCCATCCAACGGGACTTCGCCGAGCACCGGGTGCCGGCCGGCTCACTGCGGCTGCTGTTGGTGGGTGCCGGGCACAGCCGCATCGAGGTGAGCCGGGCACTGCAACTGCCGGTGATCGCCCAACTGCCGCACGATGCCCGTACCGCGAAGGTGCTCAGCCACGGTGGCACCGTCCGCGCCGGACGGCCGCTGATGCGCGCGGCCGGCGCGTTGGAGGTGCCGGTCCGGACGTTGCTCGACCGACGTCGGGCCCGGCTCACCTGGTCCGCCCGCAGGGAGGTGCCAGATGCGGTTTGA
- a CDS encoding SAF domain-containing protein codes for MATTAETSGPIDAPIAPPRVVRQRRMRPGLLGLAVLLVALGGLGAAFAVTSVRATGSYLAVARAVPVGTVLAADDLFVVQVAGGQGLAPIPADRVDEVIGKRAAVALAPGTLVAWEQLTDQPLIGPGQQQLSLGLKASEVPARQLHPGDKLLLIGRPARDAEGGGTSTRFEATVIDTATPEDGELVLYLALAERDVPAVVVLAGESRIAVVLKTAA; via the coding sequence GTGGCCACCACCGCCGAGACGTCCGGGCCGATCGACGCACCGATCGCCCCGCCCCGGGTCGTCCGGCAGCGCCGGATGCGCCCCGGCCTGCTCGGTCTCGCGGTCCTGCTGGTCGCGCTCGGCGGCCTCGGCGCGGCGTTCGCCGTCACCTCGGTCCGGGCCACCGGCAGCTATCTCGCCGTCGCTCGGGCCGTACCGGTCGGCACCGTGCTCGCCGCCGACGACCTCTTCGTCGTCCAGGTGGCCGGCGGGCAGGGTCTGGCCCCGATCCCCGCCGACCGGGTCGACGAGGTGATCGGCAAGCGGGCCGCCGTGGCCCTGGCCCCGGGCACCCTGGTGGCCTGGGAACAGCTCACCGACCAGCCGTTGATCGGTCCCGGCCAGCAGCAGCTCTCGCTGGGGCTCAAGGCCAGCGAGGTGCCGGCCCGACAACTCCACCCGGGCGACAAGCTCCTACTGATCGGCCGTCCCGCCCGGGACGCCGAGGGGGGCGGCACGAGCACCCGGTTCGAGGCGACGGTGATCGACACGGCGACCCCGGAGGACGGCGAACTGGTGCTCTATCTGGCGCTGGCCGAGCGGGACGTGCCGGCGGTGGTCGTACTGGCCGGCGAGAGCCGGATCGCCGTCGTCCTGAAGACGGCAGCCTGA
- a CDS encoding MBL fold metallo-hydrolase, giving the protein MAVEVSVIATSSLGDRSYLATDGRIAVVVDPQRDIDRVLDLAGRLGVRVTHVVETHIHNDYVSGGLELARITGAEYLVAAADTVAFTRRPVADGDEVEISDVLRLRVLATPGHTFHHLSYVLDERAGDGGWTPVGVFTGGSLLFGTTGRTDLLGKQYADELAHHQHASAQRLADLLPDGTQVWPTHGFGSFCSASQADAPESTIGRERTANPALQLAADEFVTETLAGLDAYPAYYAHMGVANSAGPAPVDLTPVARADAAELRERVAAGQWVVDLRHRKAYASSHLAGTVSLGLDGPMSTWLGWLIDWGVPITLLAETPEQVADAQRELVRIGIDRPAAAATGQPRDWAGDAGQLRELAVADFPALAAAQTGNVPAGLPEPAAVLDVRLTNEWRDSHLEGAVHIPLPELPDRLAEVPEGAVWVHCGSGYRASVAASLLANAGRQVVLVDDSFAHAGPAGVALVSGA; this is encoded by the coding sequence ATGGCGGTTGAAGTCTCGGTAATCGCGACCTCGTCACTCGGCGACCGGAGCTACCTGGCCACGGACGGCCGGATCGCCGTGGTGGTCGACCCGCAGCGCGACATCGACCGGGTACTGGACCTGGCCGGACGGCTGGGCGTACGCGTCACCCACGTGGTGGAGACGCACATCCACAACGACTACGTCTCCGGCGGGCTCGAACTCGCCCGGATCACCGGAGCGGAATACCTGGTGGCCGCTGCCGACACGGTGGCCTTCACCCGTCGCCCCGTGGCCGACGGGGACGAGGTCGAGATCTCCGACGTACTGCGGCTGCGGGTCCTGGCCACTCCGGGACACACCTTCCACCACCTGTCGTACGTGCTCGACGAGCGGGCGGGCGACGGCGGCTGGACCCCGGTCGGCGTCTTCACCGGTGGCTCGCTGCTGTTCGGCACCACCGGCCGCACCGACCTGCTGGGCAAGCAGTACGCCGATGAGTTGGCCCACCACCAGCACGCCTCCGCGCAGCGGCTGGCCGACCTGCTGCCCGACGGCACCCAGGTCTGGCCCACACACGGCTTCGGCAGCTTCTGCTCCGCCAGCCAGGCCGACGCCCCCGAGTCCACCATCGGCCGGGAGCGGACCGCCAACCCGGCGCTGCAACTCGCCGCCGACGAGTTCGTGACCGAGACCCTGGCCGGGCTCGACGCGTACCCGGCGTACTACGCGCACATGGGCGTGGCCAACTCGGCCGGACCGGCCCCGGTCGACCTCACCCCGGTCGCCCGAGCCGACGCCGCCGAACTGCGCGAACGCGTCGCCGCCGGGCAGTGGGTGGTCGACCTGCGACACCGCAAGGCGTACGCCTCGTCGCACCTCGCCGGCACGGTCAGCCTCGGCCTCGACGGGCCGATGTCGACCTGGCTCGGCTGGCTCATCGACTGGGGCGTCCCGATCACGCTGCTCGCCGAAACCCCCGAGCAGGTCGCCGACGCCCAGCGGGAACTGGTCCGCATCGGCATCGACCGCCCTGCTGCCGCAGCGACCGGCCAGCCCCGTGACTGGGCAGGTGACGCCGGTCAGCTGCGCGAACTGGCTGTTGCGGACTTCCCCGCGCTTGCCGCCGCGCAGACCGGGAACGTACCGGCCGGCCTGCCGGAACCCGCGGCGGTGCTCGACGTACGGCTGACCAACGAGTGGCGCGACAGCCACCTCGAGGGGGCCGTGCACATCCCGCTGCCCGAGCTGCCGGACCGGCTGGCCGAGGTGCCGGAAGGGGCGGTCTGGGTGCACTGCGGCTCCGGCTACCGCGCCAGCGTCGCCGCATCCCTGCTGGCCAACGCCGGTCGGCAGGTGGTCCTGGTCGACGACTCGTTCGCCCACGCCGGACCGGCCGGAGTCGCACTGGTCAGCGGGGCGTGA
- a CDS encoding Crp/Fnr family transcriptional regulator: protein MNFDRAQTASGLPAYLAAQDWADLRLLGNRYAFSAGTQLLRQGDEGEFVHVILSGAVKVVRSEPTGGRTILTIRGAGDVVGDWAALDGRRRFASVSALTTLTCRLLTGAAFRQFVERPTVAAAFARYNITRSREADLRRTELAILPVRQRLARALLWLHQAASNGLQQHSLDLPQQDLAELIGASRNAVVLALGVLRSEGVIDTQRRRVAIRDVAALRQLADLADHPD from the coding sequence ATGAACTTTGACAGAGCGCAGACTGCTTCCGGACTCCCCGCATACCTGGCGGCACAAGACTGGGCGGATCTTCGGCTCCTGGGGAACCGATACGCCTTCAGCGCTGGCACCCAACTCCTGAGACAGGGCGATGAGGGTGAGTTCGTGCACGTCATCCTGAGTGGTGCGGTAAAGGTGGTCCGCAGTGAGCCGACCGGTGGACGCACCATCCTCACCATCCGGGGAGCGGGAGACGTCGTCGGAGACTGGGCTGCGCTCGACGGTCGACGGCGCTTCGCCTCGGTCTCCGCCCTGACCACCCTGACCTGTCGGCTGCTCACCGGAGCCGCGTTCCGGCAATTCGTCGAACGACCCACGGTCGCTGCGGCCTTTGCTCGTTACAACATCACTCGGTCCCGCGAGGCCGACCTGCGGCGGACCGAGCTCGCCATCCTTCCCGTCCGCCAACGCCTGGCCAGAGCACTCCTCTGGCTACACCAGGCGGCGAGCAACGGGCTCCAGCAGCACAGTCTCGACCTGCCGCAACAAGACCTGGCAGAGTTGATTGGAGCATCCCGGAACGCCGTGGTCCTCGCTCTCGGCGTCCTGCGGTCAGAGGGAGTGATCGACACCCAACGACGCCGGGTGGCGATACGCGATGTCGCGGCCCTACGCCAGCTCGCTGACCTGGCCGATCATCCAGACTGA
- a CDS encoding roadblock/LC7 domain-containing protein produces the protein MAQSMVATGTLTELLDDFVNRVPEVRQALALSPDGLRLAASREVDDELAEQMSSLAAGLQALALAAGREHGAKSVQQIVVQMVEAYLFVAATRGGAIFVVLFTADAEIGDLAYEVAVFAGQADRHLPTYLAPASGVAG, from the coding sequence ATGGCTCAATCGATGGTCGCCACGGGAACCCTTACCGAACTCCTGGACGACTTCGTCAACCGCGTCCCAGAGGTGAGGCAGGCACTGGCGCTCTCCCCGGACGGGCTGCGGCTGGCCGCCTCCCGTGAGGTCGACGACGAACTCGCCGAACAGATGTCCAGCTTGGCGGCGGGGCTACAGGCATTGGCTCTGGCCGCCGGCAGGGAGCACGGGGCGAAGTCGGTTCAGCAGATCGTCGTACAGATGGTGGAGGCGTACCTCTTCGTCGCCGCGACCCGGGGCGGCGCGATCTTCGTCGTACTCTTCACCGCCGACGCGGAGATCGGCGACCTCGCCTACGAGGTCGCCGTCTTCGCCGGCCAGGCGGACCGGCACCTACCCACCTACCTGGCCCCCGCCTCCGGAGTCGCCGGGTGA